One part of the Ursus arctos isolate Adak ecotype North America unplaced genomic scaffold, UrsArc2.0 scaffold_14, whole genome shotgun sequence genome encodes these proteins:
- the PPM1M gene encoding protein phosphatase 1M isoform X2: MSAGWFRRRFLPGGPLPAPRPPRPRASPVPYRRPRFLRGSGSGPADAPRRPDARPVRSPARGRALPWNAGYAEIINAEKSEFNEDQAACGQLCIGRCAFAAEEDQEWLTLCPEELLTGHYWALFDGHGGPAAAILAANTLHSCLRRQLEAVVEGMVATRPPMHLSGHCVCPSDPHFVEEKGIRAEDLVIGALESAFQECDEVIGRELEASGQVGGCTALVAVSLQGKLYVANAGDSRAILVRKDEVRPLSSEFTPETERQRIQQLAFVYPELLAGEFTRLEFPRRLKGDDLGQKVLFRDHHMRGWSYKCVEKSDLKYPLIHGQGRQARLLGTLAVSRGLGDHQLRVLDTNIHLKPFLLSVPQVTVLDVDQLELQEEDVVVMATDGLWDVLSNEQVARLVRSFLPGNREDPHRFSELAQMLIHSTQGKDDGPTGEGQVSYDDISVFVIPLHSQGQRSGGR; this comes from the exons ATGTCCGCCGGCTGGTTCCGGCGCCGCTTCTTGCCGGGGGGTCCGCTCCCCGCGCCGCGGCCCCCCCGACCGCGCGCCAGCCCGGTGCCCTACCGGCGGCCCCGCTTCCTGCGCGGCTCGGGCTCCGGCCCCGCCGACGCCCCGCGCCGCCCGGACGCCCGGCCCGTGCGCAGCCCCGCGCGGGGTCGCGCGCTGCCCTGGAACGCAGGCTACGCCGA GATCATCAATGCAGAGAAGTCGGAGTTCAATGAGGACCAGGCGGCCTGTGGGCAGCTGTGCATAGGGAGGTGTGCGTTTGCAGCTGAAGAGGACCAGGAGTGGCTGACCTTGTGCCCCGAGGAG CTCCTGACAGGTCACTACTGGGCCCTGTTTGATGGGCACGGAGGTCCAGCTGCAGCCATCCTGGCTGCCAACACCCTGCACTCCTGCCTGCGCCGACAGCTGGAGGCCGTGGTAGAGGGCATGGTGGCCACTCGGCCCCCCATGCACCTCAGCGGCCATTGCGTCTGCCCCAGTGATCCCCACTTTGTGGAAGAAAAGGGCATTAGGGCGGAAGACTTGGTGATCGGGGCTCTGGAGAGTGCCTTCCAGGAATGT GATGAGGTGATCGGGCGGGAGCTGGAGGCCTCAGGCCAGGTGGGCGGCTGCACAGCCCTGGTGGCCGTGTCCCTGCAGGGAAAGCTGTATGTGGCCAATGCTGGGGACAGCAG GGCCATATTGGTACGGAAAGACGAGGTTCGGCCCCTGAGCTCCGAGTTCACCCCGGAGACTGAGCGGCAGCGGATCCAGCAGCTG GCCTTTGTCTACCCCGAGCTTCTGGCTGGTGAGTTCACCCGACTGGAGTTTCCTCGGCGACTGAAGGGGGATGACTTGGGGCAGAAGGTTTTGTTCCGGGATCACCACATGAGAGGCTG GAGCTACAAGTGCGTGGAGAAGTCGGATCTCAAGTACCCCCTGATCCATGGGCAGGGCAGGCAG GCTCGGTTACTGGGAACACTGGCTGTCTCCCGGGGCCTGGGAGACCATCAGCTCAGAGTCCTGGACACAAACATTCACCTCAAGCCCTTCTTGCTCTCCGTCCCACAG GTGACTGTACTGGATGTGGACCAACTGGAGCTGCAGGAGGAGGATGTGGTTGTCATGGCAACTGATGGTCTCTGGGATGTCCTGTCCAATGAGCAGGTGGCACGGCTAGTACGGAGCTTCCTCCCTGGCAACCGAGAGGACCCACACAG GTTCTCGGAGCTGGCCCAAATGCTGATACACAGCACACAGGGAAAGGACGACGGTCCCACAGGGGAAGGGCAGGTGTCCTACGACGACATCTCGGTGTTCGTGATTCCCTTGCACAGCCAGGGCCAAAGGAGCGGTGGCCGCTGA
- the PPM1M gene encoding protein phosphatase 1M isoform X1 translates to MSAGWFRRRFLPGGPLPAPRPPRPRASPVPYRRPRFLRGSGSGPADAPRRPDARPVRSPARGRALPWNAGYAEIINAEKSEFNEDQAACGQLCIGRCAFAAEEDQEWLTLCPEELLTGHYWALFDGHGGPAAAILAANTLHSCLRRQLEAVVEGMVATRPPMHLSGHCVCPSDPHFVEEKGIRAEDLVIGALESAFQECDEVIGRELEASGQVGGCTALVAVSLQGKLYVANAGDSRPLPFFGHLSRAILVRKDEVRPLSSEFTPETERQRIQQLAFVYPELLAGEFTRLEFPRRLKGDDLGQKVLFRDHHMRGWSYKCVEKSDLKYPLIHGQGRQARLLGTLAVSRGLGDHQLRVLDTNIHLKPFLLSVPQVTVLDVDQLELQEEDVVVMATDGLWDVLSNEQVARLVRSFLPGNREDPHRFSELAQMLIHSTQGKDDGPTGEGQVSYDDISVFVIPLHSQGQRSGGR, encoded by the exons ATGTCCGCCGGCTGGTTCCGGCGCCGCTTCTTGCCGGGGGGTCCGCTCCCCGCGCCGCGGCCCCCCCGACCGCGCGCCAGCCCGGTGCCCTACCGGCGGCCCCGCTTCCTGCGCGGCTCGGGCTCCGGCCCCGCCGACGCCCCGCGCCGCCCGGACGCCCGGCCCGTGCGCAGCCCCGCGCGGGGTCGCGCGCTGCCCTGGAACGCAGGCTACGCCGA GATCATCAATGCAGAGAAGTCGGAGTTCAATGAGGACCAGGCGGCCTGTGGGCAGCTGTGCATAGGGAGGTGTGCGTTTGCAGCTGAAGAGGACCAGGAGTGGCTGACCTTGTGCCCCGAGGAG CTCCTGACAGGTCACTACTGGGCCCTGTTTGATGGGCACGGAGGTCCAGCTGCAGCCATCCTGGCTGCCAACACCCTGCACTCCTGCCTGCGCCGACAGCTGGAGGCCGTGGTAGAGGGCATGGTGGCCACTCGGCCCCCCATGCACCTCAGCGGCCATTGCGTCTGCCCCAGTGATCCCCACTTTGTGGAAGAAAAGGGCATTAGGGCGGAAGACTTGGTGATCGGGGCTCTGGAGAGTGCCTTCCAGGAATGT GATGAGGTGATCGGGCGGGAGCTGGAGGCCTCAGGCCAGGTGGGCGGCTGCACAGCCCTGGTGGCCGTGTCCCTGCAGGGAAAGCTGTATGTGGCCAATGCTGGGGACAGCAG ACCTCTGCCTTTCTTCGGCCACCTGTCCAGGGCCATATTGGTACGGAAAGACGAGGTTCGGCCCCTGAGCTCCGAGTTCACCCCGGAGACTGAGCGGCAGCGGATCCAGCAGCTG GCCTTTGTCTACCCCGAGCTTCTGGCTGGTGAGTTCACCCGACTGGAGTTTCCTCGGCGACTGAAGGGGGATGACTTGGGGCAGAAGGTTTTGTTCCGGGATCACCACATGAGAGGCTG GAGCTACAAGTGCGTGGAGAAGTCGGATCTCAAGTACCCCCTGATCCATGGGCAGGGCAGGCAG GCTCGGTTACTGGGAACACTGGCTGTCTCCCGGGGCCTGGGAGACCATCAGCTCAGAGTCCTGGACACAAACATTCACCTCAAGCCCTTCTTGCTCTCCGTCCCACAG GTGACTGTACTGGATGTGGACCAACTGGAGCTGCAGGAGGAGGATGTGGTTGTCATGGCAACTGATGGTCTCTGGGATGTCCTGTCCAATGAGCAGGTGGCACGGCTAGTACGGAGCTTCCTCCCTGGCAACCGAGAGGACCCACACAG GTTCTCGGAGCTGGCCCAAATGCTGATACACAGCACACAGGGAAAGGACGACGGTCCCACAGGGGAAGGGCAGGTGTCCTACGACGACATCTCGGTGTTCGTGATTCCCTTGCACAGCCAGGGCCAAAGGAGCGGTGGCCGCTGA
- the PPM1M gene encoding protein phosphatase 1M isoform X3: MRQGHWVEFQHCGLGATPLPHARISPGAVAGALRDRNSGRGGVEDRRRSPDLPWQPTLTSQPRIINAEKSEFNEDQAACGQLCIGRCAFAAEEDQEWLTLCPEELLTGHYWALFDGHGGPAAAILAANTLHSCLRRQLEAVVEGMVATRPPMHLSGHCVCPSDPHFVEEKGIRAEDLVIGALESAFQECDEVIGRELEASGQVGGCTALVAVSLQGKLYVANAGDSRAILVRKDEVRPLSSEFTPETERQRIQQLAFVYPELLAGEFTRLEFPRRLKGDDLGQKVLFRDHHMRGWSYKCVEKSDLKYPLIHGQGRQARLLGTLAVSRGLGDHQLRVLDTNIHLKPFLLSVPQVTVLDVDQLELQEEDVVVMATDGLWDVLSNEQVARLVRSFLPGNREDPHRFSELAQMLIHSTQGKDDGPTGEGQVSYDDISVFVIPLHSQGQRSGGR; this comes from the exons ATGAGGCAGGGACACTGGGTAGAGTTCCAGCACTGTGGCCTGGGAGCTACGCCTCTCCCGCACGCACGCATCTCGCCCGGGGCTGTGGCCGGCGCCCTACGGGACAGGAACTCTGGCCGAGGTGGGGTGGAGGATAGGCGAAGGAGCCCAGATCTGCCCTGGCAGCCCACCCTCACCTCCCAGCCCAG GATCATCAATGCAGAGAAGTCGGAGTTCAATGAGGACCAGGCGGCCTGTGGGCAGCTGTGCATAGGGAGGTGTGCGTTTGCAGCTGAAGAGGACCAGGAGTGGCTGACCTTGTGCCCCGAGGAG CTCCTGACAGGTCACTACTGGGCCCTGTTTGATGGGCACGGAGGTCCAGCTGCAGCCATCCTGGCTGCCAACACCCTGCACTCCTGCCTGCGCCGACAGCTGGAGGCCGTGGTAGAGGGCATGGTGGCCACTCGGCCCCCCATGCACCTCAGCGGCCATTGCGTCTGCCCCAGTGATCCCCACTTTGTGGAAGAAAAGGGCATTAGGGCGGAAGACTTGGTGATCGGGGCTCTGGAGAGTGCCTTCCAGGAATGT GATGAGGTGATCGGGCGGGAGCTGGAGGCCTCAGGCCAGGTGGGCGGCTGCACAGCCCTGGTGGCCGTGTCCCTGCAGGGAAAGCTGTATGTGGCCAATGCTGGGGACAGCAG GGCCATATTGGTACGGAAAGACGAGGTTCGGCCCCTGAGCTCCGAGTTCACCCCGGAGACTGAGCGGCAGCGGATCCAGCAGCTG GCCTTTGTCTACCCCGAGCTTCTGGCTGGTGAGTTCACCCGACTGGAGTTTCCTCGGCGACTGAAGGGGGATGACTTGGGGCAGAAGGTTTTGTTCCGGGATCACCACATGAGAGGCTG GAGCTACAAGTGCGTGGAGAAGTCGGATCTCAAGTACCCCCTGATCCATGGGCAGGGCAGGCAG GCTCGGTTACTGGGAACACTGGCTGTCTCCCGGGGCCTGGGAGACCATCAGCTCAGAGTCCTGGACACAAACATTCACCTCAAGCCCTTCTTGCTCTCCGTCCCACAG GTGACTGTACTGGATGTGGACCAACTGGAGCTGCAGGAGGAGGATGTGGTTGTCATGGCAACTGATGGTCTCTGGGATGTCCTGTCCAATGAGCAGGTGGCACGGCTAGTACGGAGCTTCCTCCCTGGCAACCGAGAGGACCCACACAG GTTCTCGGAGCTGGCCCAAATGCTGATACACAGCACACAGGGAAAGGACGACGGTCCCACAGGGGAAGGGCAGGTGTCCTACGACGACATCTCGGTGTTCGTGATTCCCTTGCACAGCCAGGGCCAAAGGAGCGGTGGCCGCTGA
- the WDR82 gene encoding WD repeat-containing protein 82 isoform X2 gives MKLTDSVLRSFRVAKVFRENSDKINCFDFSPNGETVISSSDDDSIVLYDCQEGKPKRTLYSKKYGVDLIRYTHAANTVVYSSNKIDDTIRYLSLHDNKYIRYFPGHSKRVVALSMSPVDDTFISGSLDKTIRLWDLRSPNCQGLMHLQGKPVCSFDPEGLIFAAGVNSEMVKLYDLRSFDKGPFATFKMQYDRTCEWTGLKFSNDGKLILISTNGSFIRLIDAFKGVVMHTFGGYANSKAVTLEASFTPDSQFIMIGSEDGKIHVWNGESGIKVAVLDGKHTGPITCLQFNPKFMTFASACSNMAFWLPTIDD, from the exons ATGAAGCTGACCGACAGCGTGCTGCGGAGTTTCCGCGTCGCCAAGGTGTTCCGCGAGAACTCGGACAAGATTAACTGCTTCGACTTCAGCCCCAACGGCGAGACGGTCATCTCGAGCAGCGACGACGACTCCATCGTGCTCTATGACTGCCAGGAGGGCAA ACCAAAGAGAACCCTGTACAGTAAGAAATATGGTGTGGACCTCATCAGATATACCCATGCAGCAAACACAGTCGTTTACAGCTCTAACAAAATAGACG ATACTATTCGTTACCTGTCCTTGCATGACAACAAATACATCAGATACTTTCCTGGACATAGCAAAAG GGTGGTGGCCTTGTCCATGTCACCTGTGGATGACACTTTCATTTCTGGGTCTCTTGATAAGACCATTCGACTCTGGGATCTCCGGTCTCCTAACTGCCAG ggGCTCATGCATCTACAAGGCAAGCCAGTTTGTTCCTTTGATCCAGAAGGGTTAATTTTTGCTGCAGGTGTCAATTCTGAAATGGTCAAGCTTTATGACCTTCGCTCTTTTGATAAG GGGCCATTTGCGACTTTTAAGATGCAGTACGATCGGACTTGTGAGTGGACAGGACTTAAATTCAGCAATGATGGTAAACTCATCCTCATCTCCACCAATGGCAGCTTCATCCGTCTCATCGATGCATTCAAGGGAGTGGTGATGCACACCTTTGGG ggTTATGCCAACAGTAAAGCTGTCACTCTGGAGGCTTCATTTACTCCAGACTCCCAGTTTATTATGATCG GTTCAGAGGATGGCAAGATCCATGTCTGGAATGGAGAGAGTGGTATAAAAGTAGCTGTGTTGGATGGCAAACACACAGGCCCCATTACCTGTTTGCAGTTCaaccccaagttcatgaccttTGCCAGTGCATGTTCCAACATG gCCTTCTGGTTGCCCACCATTGACGACTGA
- the WDR82 gene encoding WD repeat-containing protein 82 isoform X1, translating into MKLTDSVLRSFRVAKVFRENSDKINCFDFSPNGETVISSSDDDSIVLYDCQEGKPKRTLYSKKYGVDLIRYTHAANTVVYSSNKIDDTIRYLSLHDNKYIRYFPGHSKRVVALSMSPVDDTFISGSLDKTIRLWDLRSPNCQGLMHLQGKPVCSFDPEGLIFAAGVNSEMVKLYDLRSFDKGPFATFKMQYDRTCEWTGLKFSNDGKLILISTNGSFIRLIDAFKGVVMHTFGGYANSKAVTLEASFTPDSQFIMIGSEDGKIHVWNGESGIKVAVLDGKHTGPITCLQFNPKFMTFASACSNMVCEHGRYLPLRGPF; encoded by the exons ATGAAGCTGACCGACAGCGTGCTGCGGAGTTTCCGCGTCGCCAAGGTGTTCCGCGAGAACTCGGACAAGATTAACTGCTTCGACTTCAGCCCCAACGGCGAGACGGTCATCTCGAGCAGCGACGACGACTCCATCGTGCTCTATGACTGCCAGGAGGGCAA ACCAAAGAGAACCCTGTACAGTAAGAAATATGGTGTGGACCTCATCAGATATACCCATGCAGCAAACACAGTCGTTTACAGCTCTAACAAAATAGACG ATACTATTCGTTACCTGTCCTTGCATGACAACAAATACATCAGATACTTTCCTGGACATAGCAAAAG GGTGGTGGCCTTGTCCATGTCACCTGTGGATGACACTTTCATTTCTGGGTCTCTTGATAAGACCATTCGACTCTGGGATCTCCGGTCTCCTAACTGCCAG ggGCTCATGCATCTACAAGGCAAGCCAGTTTGTTCCTTTGATCCAGAAGGGTTAATTTTTGCTGCAGGTGTCAATTCTGAAATGGTCAAGCTTTATGACCTTCGCTCTTTTGATAAG GGGCCATTTGCGACTTTTAAGATGCAGTACGATCGGACTTGTGAGTGGACAGGACTTAAATTCAGCAATGATGGTAAACTCATCCTCATCTCCACCAATGGCAGCTTCATCCGTCTCATCGATGCATTCAAGGGAGTGGTGATGCACACCTTTGGG ggTTATGCCAACAGTAAAGCTGTCACTCTGGAGGCTTCATTTACTCCAGACTCCCAGTTTATTATGATCG GTTCAGAGGATGGCAAGATCCATGTCTGGAATGGAGAGAGTGGTATAAAAGTAGCTGTGTTGGATGGCAAACACACAGGCCCCATTACCTGTTTGCAGTTCaaccccaagttcatgaccttTGCCAGTGCATGTTCCAACATGGTATGTGAACATGGGAGATATCTTCCACTTAGGGGCCCTTTCTAG